The following proteins are encoded in a genomic region of Oncorhynchus kisutch isolate 150728-3 linkage group LG6, Okis_V2, whole genome shotgun sequence:
- the LOC116374299 gene encoding interferon a3-like has translation MAVLKWLSICLTLFCQGTAASKPCRWTQFRLGKLNDVSINLLSDMGGLFPLMCAEENVEQMFPEDLYKNTEGEDVSVVALEAMRYVDQLYNNSLTPVTWNRTKLNMFQNVIYRQVQNLELCVVGGVWESSGDGGSVTLKTYFNKLNTVLKEKEHSACAWEIVRKEIRENLVQFKKFIDSRVKP, from the exons ATGGCTGTATTGAAATGGTTGAGCATTTGCCTGACCCTGTTCTGCCAAGGCACAGCAGCATCAAAACCTTGCAGGTGGACGCAGTTTAGGTTGGGGAAGCTGAACGATGTGAGCATAAACCTGCTCTCAGATATG GGTGGACTCTTTCCACTTATGTGTGCAGAAGAAAACGTCGAACAAATGTTTCCAGAGGATCTTTACAAGAACACAGAG GGTGAGGACGTCTCTGTGGTTGCATTAGAGGCTATGCGATATGTGGACCAATTATATAACAACAGTCTGACGCCAGTCACGTGGAACAGAACAAAACTTAATATGTTCCAAAACGTCATATATCGTCAAGTTCAAAACTTAGAGTTATGT GTCGTGGGTGGTGTTTGGGAATCGTCTGGAGATGGAGGGTCGGTTACTctgaaaacatatttcaacaaGCTGAACACGGTCTTGAAAGAGAAG GAACACAGCGCATGCGCATGGGAGATTGTGCGAAAGGAGATTCGCGAAAACTtggtgcagttcaagaaattcATTGACAGCAGAGTCAAGCCGTGA